A stretch of Brevundimonas naejangsanensis DNA encodes these proteins:
- the flaF gene encoding flagellar biosynthesis regulator FlaF, whose translation MSLQAYKTAATRAETPREMEYRLFGQVTRALMHASTLDKSDLAGRMDALDWNRRLWSALSTACSDPSNAMPHALRAQIISLSLFINRHTSEVMRGGDDFTTLIDINRMIMQGLGGASDAA comes from the coding sequence ATGTCGCTTCAGGCGTACAAGACGGCGGCCACGCGGGCTGAAACCCCGCGTGAGATGGAGTACCGGCTTTTCGGCCAGGTGACGCGCGCCCTGATGCACGCCTCGACCCTGGATAAGTCGGACCTGGCCGGGCGCATGGATGCCCTGGACTGGAACCGGCGGCTGTGGTCGGCCCTGTCGACGGCCTGTTCGGATCCGTCCAACGCCATGCCCCACGCCTTGCGCGCCCAGATCATCTCGCTGAGCCTCTTCATCAACCGCCACACCTCGGAAGTGATGCGGGGCGGCGACGACTTCACGACCCTGATCGACATCAACCGGATGATCATGCAGGGCCTCGGCGGCGCGTCGGACGCGGCCTGA
- a CDS encoding DUF3008 family protein has protein sequence MPARSAAQQKAAGAALSAKRGETPKSRLRGASKSMMESMTEEQLEELAHTRRKGKPEHVSKH, from the coding sequence ATGCCCGCCAGATCCGCCGCCCAGCAGAAGGCCGCCGGAGCCGCCCTGTCGGCCAAGCGCGGCGAAACGCCCAAGTCCAGGCTGAGGGGCGCGTCGAAGTCCATGATGGAATCGATGACCGAAGAGCAACTGGAAGAGCTCGCCCATACCCGGCGCAAGGGCAAACCCGAGCACGTCTCAAAGCATTAA
- a CDS encoding exopolysaccharide biosynthesis protein produces MTLVPLPSPDESRTFADVLEGLGVGEDPKLSLREMVEAFGERGFGALILLLALMALFPWPPGGKAVFAIPIILLSAEMALQRDEVWLPRWLLNLSVSRPAYRAATAKILPRLDRVERLTRPRWPALTGEIADVAVGLTCILLALMMALPVPLGDALPGLTLALFGMAVIQRDGLFVIAGFLGTAVCGIYLALVWTTVTAIVSGLVHWAASLF; encoded by the coding sequence ATGACGCTCGTTCCCCTGCCGTCCCCCGATGAGAGCCGGACGTTCGCCGACGTTCTGGAGGGCCTGGGCGTGGGCGAGGACCCCAAGCTCAGCCTGCGCGAGATGGTCGAGGCCTTCGGCGAACGGGGCTTCGGCGCCCTGATCCTGCTCCTGGCGCTGATGGCGCTGTTTCCCTGGCCGCCGGGCGGAAAGGCGGTCTTCGCCATCCCCATCATCCTGCTGTCCGCCGAAATGGCGCTCCAACGCGACGAAGTCTGGCTGCCGAGATGGCTGCTCAACCTGTCGGTGAGCCGCCCGGCCTATCGCGCCGCGACGGCGAAGATCCTGCCGCGTCTGGACCGCGTCGAGCGCCTGACCCGGCCGCGCTGGCCCGCCTTGACCGGCGAGATCGCCGACGTCGCCGTCGGCCTCACCTGCATCCTGCTGGCGCTGATGATGGCCTTGCCGGTGCCTCTGGGCGACGCCCTGCCCGGCCTGACGCTGGCCTTGTTCGGCATGGCCGTGATCCAGCGCGACGGGCTTTTCGTCATCGCCGGCTTTCTGGGCACAGCGGTCTGCGGGATCTATCTGGCCTTAGTGTGGACCACCGTCACCGCCATCGTCAGCGGCCTCGTCCACTGGGCCGCGAGCCTGTTCTAG
- a CDS encoding isovaleryl-CoA dehydrogenase, producing MSIPFAPQSMEFGLGETADAIRDTTARWAAERLAPRAAEIDEKNEFARDLWPEMGELGLHGITVEEEFGGLGLGYLEHVVAMEEVSRASASIGLSYGAHSNLCVNQIRRWGTPEQKAKYLPKLISGEHVGSLAMSEAGSGSDVMSMRTRAEKKGDRYVLNGTKFWITNAPHAETLVVYARTGEGNGGVTAFLIEKGMKGFSVSKKLDKMGMRGSDTAELVFEDCEVPEENIMGGEGRGAAVLMSGLDYERAVLSAGPLGIMQAALDVVLPYVRDRKQFGKAIGSFQLMQGKVADMYVALNSARAYVYAVARACDQGLTTRYDAAGAILLASENAVKVTLEAVQALGGAGYTKEWPVERLVRDAKLYDIGAGTNEIRRFLIGRELLGS from the coding sequence ATGAGCATTCCCTTCGCGCCCCAATCCATGGAATTCGGCCTCGGCGAGACCGCTGACGCCATCCGCGACACCACCGCCCGCTGGGCCGCCGAACGGCTGGCCCCCCGCGCCGCCGAAATCGACGAAAAGAACGAGTTCGCCCGCGACCTGTGGCCCGAGATGGGCGAGCTGGGCCTGCACGGCATCACCGTCGAGGAAGAGTTCGGCGGCCTCGGCCTCGGCTACCTCGAACACGTCGTGGCGATGGAGGAGGTCAGCCGCGCCTCGGCCTCGATCGGCCTGAGCTACGGCGCCCACTCCAACCTGTGCGTCAACCAGATCCGCCGCTGGGGCACGCCGGAGCAGAAAGCGAAGTATCTGCCCAAGCTGATCTCGGGCGAGCACGTCGGCTCCCTGGCTATGTCCGAGGCCGGTTCGGGCTCGGACGTCATGTCCATGCGCACCCGCGCCGAGAAGAAGGGCGACCGCTACGTCCTGAACGGCACGAAATTCTGGATCACCAACGCCCCCCACGCCGAGACCCTGGTGGTCTATGCGCGGACGGGCGAAGGCAACGGCGGCGTCACCGCCTTCCTGATCGAAAAGGGCATGAAGGGCTTTTCGGTCTCCAAGAAGCTGGACAAGATGGGGATGCGCGGCTCGGACACGGCCGAGCTGGTGTTCGAGGACTGCGAAGTCCCCGAAGAGAACATCATGGGCGGCGAAGGGCGCGGCGCGGCCGTGCTGATGAGCGGCCTGGACTATGAACGCGCCGTGCTGTCGGCCGGTCCGCTGGGCATCATGCAGGCCGCCCTCGACGTGGTCCTACCCTACGTCCGCGACCGCAAGCAGTTCGGCAAGGCCATCGGCTCCTTCCAGTTGATGCAGGGCAAGGTGGCCGACATGTATGTCGCCCTGAACAGCGCCCGCGCCTATGTCTATGCGGTCGCCCGCGCCTGCGATCAGGGCCTGACCACCCGCTACGACGCGGCGGGCGCCATCCTGCTGGCCTCGGAAAACGCCGTGAAGGTCACGCTGGAGGCCGTCCAGGCCCTGGGCGGCGCCGGCTACACCAAGGAATGGCCGGTCGAGCGCCTGGTCCGCGACGCCAAGCTCTACGACATCGGCGCCGGCACCAATGAAATCCGCCGCTTCCTGATCGGCCGCGAGCTTCTGGGAAGCTGA